In one Phosphitispora fastidiosa genomic region, the following are encoded:
- a CDS encoding DUF3147 family protein, whose translation MDTDGLTAAGLLIRFVLGGGAVAAAYILAKRIGGRWGGIFAAFPAVYLAAIITVSAGLPSGEGLPLVLEVSKGALIGMLGNIMCAVAASVFIVRYGWQKGLFRALMVWLVFVSVFYIVVNKTGVLGWLG comes from the coding sequence ATGGACACTGACGGTTTAACAGCCGCAGGTCTCCTTATCCGCTTCGTTTTGGGCGGGGGAGCCGTTGCGGCTGCTTATATTTTGGCAAAACGCATTGGAGGCCGGTGGGGAGGCATATTTGCAGCTTTTCCGGCAGTATATCTGGCAGCGATTATTACAGTTTCTGCCGGACTTCCTTCAGGTGAGGGACTGCCTTTGGTTCTGGAGGTCTCCAAAGGCGCCCTGATCGGAATGCTGGGGAATATTATGTGTGCTGTGGCAGCATCGGTATTTATCGTCAGGTATGGCTGGCAGAAGGGATTATTCCGGGCTTTGATGGTCTGGTTGGTTTTTGTTTCAGTTTTTTACATTGTAGTTAATAAGACCGGGGTTCTGGGGTGGTTGGGATGA